The Phoenix dactylifera cultivar Barhee BC4 unplaced genomic scaffold, palm_55x_up_171113_PBpolish2nd_filt_p 000467F, whole genome shotgun sequence genome has a segment encoding these proteins:
- the LOC120106116 gene encoding uncharacterized protein LOC120106116, whose product MQVDVECAWLQHRLSMPPLEVDYQQLDLSEPKILQSGRLRGNTKKVDNLQEIQSIASASQELVNNASYTDIWAGSCSQFDEFSSLLEFGKSQQSLIEISDLEEEFKDKKRKENLKGVKILSNEIIEIALTEQQSTPIESIPSHQVKENADAEGEANLYTNSPDKGGIGNKPIFSQVQPDDFALGFIHPLEVYQQDHDNNAYATEPAIDVYEKVEVKHGLFVSSGGAAETFFLHVEPLKKVRFHLNPMVRQDMAERNEFPTKDRGRFSFFGSFKAFIEENTQKMTGKISMKALRRSFIGDKTVFGMLQILAVLLTSCIYFGEVSDQANLRKQIFSMDHPMKGEREGRYLDGPKKAKEGEDNIWFLNVRGKSISSTFLNGK is encoded by the exons ATGCAGGTGGATGTAGAGTGTGCATGGCTGCAACACAGGCTCTCCATGCCCCCTTTAGAGGTGGACTACCAACAACTTGATCTTTCCGAACCTAAGATCCTTCAATCTGGGAGATTACGAGGTAATACTAAAAAGGTGGACAATTTGCAAGAGATCCAATCaattgcttcagcctctcaGGAACTTGTTAACAATGCCAGCTACACTGACATATGGGCTGGAAGTTGTTCTCAGTTTGATGAGTTTTCCTCCCTATTGGAGTTCGGA AAGAGCCAACAAAGTTTGATAGAGATAAGTGATCTAGAAGAGGAGTTTAAAGataagaagagaaaagagaaccTAAAAGGGGTGAAAATATTGAGCAATGAAATAATAGAG ATAGCTCTAACGGAGCAACAGAGCACACCAATTGAGAGCATTCCAAGTCATCAAGTAAAAGAGAATGCAGATGCTGAAG GAGAAGCCAATCTATACACAAATTCGCCTGATAAAGGAGGCATTGGCAACAAACCCATCTTTTCACAAGTTCAACCCGATGATTTTGCTCTTGGTTTCATTCATCCATTGGAGGTCTACCAGCAGGACCACGACAACAATGCTTATGCCACGGAACCGGCAATTGATGTTTATGAGAAAGTTGAAGTCAAGCATGGGTTATTTGTTTCAAGTGGGGGTGCAGCTGAAACATTCTTTCTTCATGTTGAGCCTTTGAAGAAGGTCAGGTTCCATCTGAACCCAATGGTTAGACAAGACATGGCTGAGAGGAATGAGTTTCCAACAAAAGATAGAGGtagattttctttctttggcTCGTTCAAGGCATTTATTGAAGAAAACACTCAGAAGATGACAGGGAAGATTTCCATGAAGGCACTCAGAAGGTCCTTTATTGGCGACAAAACAGTGTTTGGAATGCTACAAATTCTTGCAGTTCTGTTGACATCATGCATTTATTTCGGGGAGGTGTCAGATCAAGCAAATCTGAGGAAGCAAATTTTTTCAATGGATCATCCCAtgaaaggagaaagagagggtAGATATCTTGACGGACCAAAGAAagcgaaggaaggtgaagacAACATTTGGTTTCTCAACGTCAGAGGGAAAAGCATTTCCAGTACGTTTTTAAATGGGAAATGA